From Marivirga harenae, one genomic window encodes:
- the ftsA gene encoding cell division protein FtsA — translation MQNDKIVVGLDIGTTKIVVIVGHKNDYGKLDVLGMGKAVSDGVVKGKVINIEKTILAIKKAVEEAEDNSGIDIKVVNVGIAGHHIRSSIQRGSITREDRDEEITVEDVNRLTNDMHRMVIPAGNQIIHVMPQVYTVDYDDGIKDPVGMTGIRLEADFHVITADINSINNIQKCVKRAGLDIENMILEPLASSLAVLSDDEKEAGVCLVDIGGGTTDIAIFHENIIRHTGVIPFGGNIITSDIKEGCMVMQQQAELLKTKFGRAISTEASENEIVSIPGLRNRAPKEISIKNLAHIVEARMEEIIDLVHAEILASGYEGRLAGGIVITGGGSQMHSARQLVEYLTGMDARIGYPNEHLGRTKIEAVKSPMYATSVGLVLAGYRSIDERENRYLEAKLNNQNMFINHKQKSAKREGDFFSKIINKTKSFLIDDFDDKDDY, via the coding sequence ATGCAAAATGATAAAATAGTAGTCGGATTAGATATAGGAACCACTAAGATTGTGGTAATAGTCGGACACAAAAATGATTATGGCAAGCTTGATGTTTTGGGCATGGGCAAGGCTGTATCTGATGGAGTGGTTAAAGGTAAGGTCATCAATATAGAGAAAACCATTTTAGCCATCAAAAAAGCGGTAGAAGAGGCAGAAGATAATTCCGGTATCGATATAAAAGTGGTGAATGTGGGGATCGCTGGTCATCATATCAGGAGCTCTATCCAAAGAGGTAGTATTACCAGAGAAGATAGAGATGAAGAAATTACTGTTGAAGATGTAAATCGCTTAACAAACGATATGCACCGAATGGTCATTCCGGCAGGAAACCAAATTATACATGTTATGCCACAAGTTTATACTGTGGATTATGACGATGGAATTAAAGATCCAGTCGGTATGACGGGCATTAGATTGGAAGCTGATTTTCACGTAATAACTGCCGATATTAACTCTATAAATAATATTCAGAAATGTGTTAAAAGAGCAGGTTTGGATATTGAAAATATGATATTGGAACCATTGGCATCTAGCTTGGCCGTTTTGTCTGATGATGAAAAAGAAGCCGGAGTGTGTCTGGTTGATATTGGAGGTGGCACGACCGATATTGCTATTTTCCACGAGAATATCATTCGTCATACTGGTGTGATACCTTTTGGTGGTAATATCATTACCTCAGATATTAAGGAAGGCTGTATGGTGATGCAACAACAAGCAGAATTATTGAAAACCAAATTTGGCCGAGCGATTTCAACTGAAGCTAGTGAAAATGAAATCGTTTCCATTCCAGGGTTAAGAAATAGAGCGCCAAAAGAGATATCTATCAAGAACTTGGCTCATATAGTGGAAGCAAGAATGGAAGAGATCATTGATTTGGTTCATGCAGAGATATTAGCTTCAGGCTATGAAGGTCGTTTGGCTGGCGGAATTGTCATCACAGGTGGTGGTTCGCAAATGCACAGCGCAAGACAGCTAGTAGAATACTTAACTGGAATGGATGCTAGGATCGGTTATCCAAACGAACATTTAGGAAGAACAAAAATAGAGGCTGTAAAAAGCCCGATGTATGCCACATCTGTAGGATTAGTATTGGCAGGTTATCGCTCAATTGATGAGCGAGAAAATAGGTACTTGGAAGCTAAGTTGAATAACCAGAATATGTTTATCAACCATAAGCAAAAAAGTGCTAAAAGAGAAGGAGACTTCTTTTCAAAAATTATCAATAAAACGAAGAGTTTTTTGATAGATGATTTTGACGATAAAGATGATTATTAA